CAGGATTGCATGCAATGAACTAGATCGTGGCCATAATAGCTTTCTATGTGAATTGAGCCTTACAATCATTTGCAGAGAATCAACCAAGGATGTTTGAAACTACCAGGTGTCCAATTGAACCATCCAGGTGTCCAAATCCGTCTCAGTTTGCAAGTGTAGTTAAATAAAAGTAATTCTAAAAGTAATTCGAGCGGGGAAGATTAAGGGGGACTCGCATTGTTCATTTCTCATGCATAGTAAACGTTGAAGGACGAGCTGTCCAACAAAATGTCACAAGGTCTACATACCATAAAGGAGCATGTGGAGATGACAAGTCAAGAAATGGATACGGCCACCTGCAAAGCAGTATGCAATTAGTGTCATGATAAGTATAGGTCATGATGAACCGATGATGCAGCTAAAAAATATAGACGGTTTACCAGATGGTGAAGCAAGCATGGATAACCCATTGGAAAATAATGTAAATGGTCGTCCACAAGAAGAAGTATGCGATCCGAAAGAGAGGAAACCGCTGCAAGGGAAGAACTCCAGGAATCAGAACACATGGTATCTGACCTTAAAAGAGAGAGGAAGTAATGCCAGCGAGCTACTTGCTTACCAAGCAATTTAAAGCTGTATCTCCAAGAAGTAAAAACAACGTTGATGGTATGCATGCTTATGTCCAACTGCAAGTGAAAGGTCAGATAAATACGTTAGATAAGCAGCACACAACAGACAAGTCATTGGGAAGGACCTAAATTGTTTAAgcaattttgtttcaaatggaTACAAGTAAGAGACTGATGGAATTTCCAACGGGCAATTTGCCAATTATTAGGAAATGCGCTACTGTGCTGAGTTCACAAAGAAGAGAGTAGTTATACATTCTCCCATTTGTATGAAGTAGCTATTGTATAATCCTCTATCACAGAATCACCACCACCTAAGAATTCgattgtatttttgtttttatgtgcTAAAGAAGAACTAAGCGGCATTCAGTTACTTACAGATTTCagtctataattttttttggcaagAAACGGAACAATTATAAACCAGTAGACGCTATCTGTAAGCACGACTGCACCGGCATTCATCTGTCATTAACAAGAGGGAAAACAATGTCAATGTCCTGACCCCTCCTCAAAGCTTAAGAGGAAATAATCACATGCTCAATGTGTACctggaaaattatttgaaaGGAATAGCCAAAAATGCCTGCAGTTTCACGAACAGCTTCACCAGGTGGAGCAGAGCTTTTGTTGGTGCTAGCCATGCCAGAAGAATCCCTCAGCTTTAGAGCCGCAAAATTTGCTCTCTGAATCTATCTCCACATTGTGAGATTCACTTATTTTGTTCTCGTACCTGTAACATCCGTATGCAGAGAGCAACGAACCAAGCTTGTGGAGGCCCAAAAAGTAGTCATGTTAGAGTTGTAGAGAAAATAAGAGGGTAGAGACTAGTGGAAACGTAGACGCAAAGATGCAAAATGAAGGACTTGATCATGGTGGCGCAGCAGAGCTGCAGAAAACATACCCCGAAATAGATGGTGACTAACGCAGAAGTCCACCTGTCGAGAAAGAAATTTATTCTGTCAACCTCAGACGAAGTGATGGAAGAAATCTAGACCTTTCATGTAGCTAGTAACGAGAAAGTGCTTCCTGTGAAATTATGAATGAAGCCTCATTTCCGGGTGAGAGCAACTCACTAAGGGAGGAGATCCGTGCTTCAGGTATACatcattaaaaggtaaaaaacCCTACTTCCGCTCATGATGATCAAGTTAATGTTGCCAACACTTCAATTAGGAAGCCCTCTGTGTCAAATTAATAAAAGCCTACAGAACCCAGAATCTCCATAAGCAAACTTCCTAACAAATTTCTGAGATCCTATGGAATGCAAATGCACTTTTCCAATGTAGACCAATCTAGGAAATTCCGTAAATGTAATTGATAATACTCAACTGcaacaaaattcaatgaaatGCTAAATGACAAGCTTGTCTAGCAAAATATTATCCATACCCCGAATCTACGTACACTTTAACTGAGATGATAATGGAATGAGAGAAACTGATTATACAAAAGAGGGGAAACAGAGGACTTACTGAGTGTAATAGTAGTATATTTTGGCGCCGCTTTTGATAGTGGTCACGCATAACATTCCTATAAGCAAGAAGAAGGCAATGACTCGAAAAGCCAGAAGCCAAGCCGGGTGGACTCCTTTCAGACATGGAGTCCAGGTCTCGTCACTATATAAAACACCCGCAGCCCCTCGCTGGGTTTGTCGGCCGCCATTGCTGCTGCTTCGACTGCAAAAAGCCTCATACTTCCTCACAAGCATCAAGGCAAAGCACGACGATGCAAAGACCCAGATCGCACAGAGCAAAACCCTCCAGTTGAACCAGTAACCCACGGTGTTCGTGTGACCAGCCGGCATGGCTGGCTTCCAGGAATTATCTGAGGTTCCTGTGCGCAGTCCCATTTCATTATTTGCTCGATTCAGTGACCTCAAAATGGACGTTTCACCTCCAAATTCTCTATCTCGACGGGGAAATGGAAGCGGCAAAAAAGATGACAAGACAGCGAGAAACCGAAAGGCACTATTGTTAGCTTAATAAATACTGGAATCCGAATGACCCAACAACGATTTCAATGAAGCAATCACGGCGAAACTTTTCAAGCTCCTTTCCTTGTACGCTTTCCAGGATCAAAGGTAGGAACGATCCTGATGCAACCTCACGCAAGGCTCGTCGACGAAACCGATCGACATAGAAAGACTGGAACAAGATGGGGCCTGGCAGGAGAAGTCCGAAATTCCACATTCGTAAAGCTTAGTGGACTTTATATGGCACGGAAAGAGATGGAAAGAGATAGGGCGGTGGTGGCTCGTGAACTTTGAGCGCAAGCTTCCGTTTTCTTACCGGGTAAGATCCCCCGTTCAGATAAATCATATTAGACTGTTCTCCAGTCGCGATCGCGGTACGACCatgcaaatataaaaatttactgTCCCGTCCCAACAGAAAAGACATGCGTTCCGCGTCAGCTTTCGCTTTGCAATTTTTATCCTCTCCTCCTTTTGCTGGAGTAAAGCCCCGAGAAAGggagaggcagagagagagaaaggacaGAGACGGAACGCTCCCTCGCGGCAGGGCAAGAAATTTCTCAGCCTTTTCTTGTCCGACGGAGGTGGGCTAATCGGAGACCGCTGTTGAAAAGGCGTACGCTACTTAGGACAAATCGTGTGGACCTCGTTCGACGAGGTGGCATAATTTGCCAATCATGCACCTACGGCTGACTATATATGGGCTTTAGGTCGGCTGGGCAGAGCAGTTCGATTGCAATCGTCGTCTCTCTGTCCCCTCCTAGATTCTCTTGAGGCAGCACCAACTGCGTTGAAACAGAAAGCGTTTCCATGGCCCAAATGTCTAGCATCCCTCCGCGATGAAAGGACGGTTTTCTCTCGCACTGGAtaagtgagaaaaaaagaacttaaggatgcttttcttctttgctttgttttccATCCTGGGCTTGAGCCATGGAAGCTTGAGCCTTCTGACTCCCGGCCCAAGCTCGAGACCATGCAATGCTCAAATTTCATTATCAACTTAGATTTGAAAATGTTCCCATATTTTTCAGGTCCCATTCATCTAGATCGAGTCAGTTGACTCGCCAAGAAGATGCTATGTCATTGAGTGCTCCAAGATTACATGAGCCTAATATATCAGGGTGGATTCATTTAGCAAGCGCTTTCATAAAATCTACGTGATTCGACGGGTTATATATGTATAATTAGTTAACATGAATCGGGTTCATGATAGCATTATCTGATTATGACGTCTATATCTTTTttaagagagaagagaaactTCGCTTGATCGGGACAAGAGTTTTCCTTAGTTTATGAAGAATAACTTTTGACCCCGAAAAACATGCGCCTTTTCAAGAAAGGAATGATCGCACTTTAATGCTGAAACTGGCGTGAAATTGAAGCATGTTTCAAGCCCGCGAAAGTCAAGCGGAGAACCAGTTTGTTTCTGGAAAATTGGGCAACCGAAATTAGCTCGGCTGTCTACATAGCACCATCGGATCAAAAAGGtcacaaaaatttcaagataATGAGTAGACAGAGACAGTACCTCCTATTATTGCATCTCAATTCGAAAACCCGACATACTTTCGAGAGCACTCGTGGACCATACTTAATAAGGAATACTTCGATCTTCAGAGTACTAATTATACACGCAACACGAGCGAATCATCGCATCGAAGAACTTTTTCTGTTTAGTTACTTAACACGTAGACGAACTGCACTTCCTAACAAAAACAATCGACCCTAGCATAGAAAATAGCTGCAGTTGAGAGATGATGACAAGTTAAATTCAGTTTGCTAAACGGCTTGACCATGGTCGTTGCTAGAAGGAGTGAAGACAGCGAAGAAGCGAATGATTTTCACCCTGCATTGGCCACGAATGTTCCGGAGCAAAGATGCGCGGAAGTGAACTCGATCGTTACGGtgggggaaaaaggaagagtTTTCTGAAAAAGCTGAGACTTATCGGCCGCGACACGTTCCATAGGTAAAGTTCGACTCGGAGCGTCGCCGCGAATGCAAACTGCATTTCGCAATGAATGCGGACGGCGGCAAAAGCTTACAACATGCATACTTCACCGTCGGCTCATGCATGATCTCCGCATCTAATCGCATCGAAAAGCCGACTCGAAAGCAGCGCATGCACGCGAACAGAGAGCAAGAGACAGAGAGGCTCACCATCCATGTTCGTTCGATATCCGATGCGTCGGTCGACCGTCGCGGCACCTTCGAGTTCACCTCGTCGACCGACGAAGAGGCTTCGCGCCGTCGATCCAATGCCGAAATCTCCAAAGCTGGAAGAGAGTGGCTGCTGGAGTGAAGGCGGAGACGAAAGCTCTTATTTGTCTTtcggggggagagggagagggagggttACGTACATTCAAGTCGTTGGGCCTCACGCCTTTGGTGACGACGGGCTCGCCGTACGCACCCATCGCACCGAATCGGGAGTTTTAGATGCGTGCGATGCGAACGCAGTGAAGTCATCTCCAATGTTTTTAATCAGCGCAGTCACCACGCGACAGCGACACGTGGAGAAGAGAATTGATCAAAAGACGATTGAGATTCTCGAAGTTCGAATGCAAAGTGGATGGAATTCATGTCCCTTGAGCCGTGCCATTGATTGGTTACATCACATCAGTCGTGTGATGGGAACATAAAATCATCTCTCCTAGAGGACGAAGCGTGCACTTTGATGGGCAAAATTAGTGACGTCTTCTCCAACGTTTTTAATAAGCGCGGTCATCACACGACAACGACATGTGGAGAAGAAAGCTGATCAAGAGGCGATTGAGATTCTCAAAGTTCGAATGCAAAGCAGATGGAATTCATGTCCCTCGAGCCGTGCCATTGATTGGTTACATCATGTTAGTAGTGTGATGGGAACATAAAATCATCTCTCCTAGAGGACGAAGCGTGCACTTTGATGGGCAAAATTAGTGGTTTTAACGTAGTATAATAGTGTGCCATTTGACTAGGACGCCAGGGGTGGTGGATTCTCCTACTTACGTGTTCCTCTAGGTTTATTAGCCGGCTATCGACGTACGAGATTCCTAAAtcacaaataataataataattataattattattattattattattattattattattattattattattattattattactaaataaataataaataatgtgCCCTTTGAAATTCTATATGAGTTTTTGCTTACGTAGGAAAATGGGAAGTTTGGCATATTCACAAActcggttttctttttcaaaatattaaaaagagatTTTTAGTAGAAAATGAGAGATGATGTTTAAATTGCAATATTAAGAAGAGGGacgattttcatgaaaattcaaatcGGTTCAAACCGGTTCCAATTTGGTTCTAACACACCTCTGagtatgacacatttacccgaaaaaattattaacaggAAGCCTAAATCCGAGCTCATTAATAAATTCAGTTGGACTCATAATGAATAATAGGCCGACTtagaatatatttattattccaCGTCATACCGCTTGCTCAATGTGAAACTTCTAGCATGCATATTCATTATGATAACGAGAATACCTTGCGTCCACATGTCTTGTGATACCATCATTTTTTACTGGTATATTTTTGCATCTACGGGTGTCGGCTTCATGATTTTACCCCTTCGGAATCTCGGCTACATTAGGTATTATGACACGAACAAGAGTCCTTAAGGATCTCCATATTATGCTCAATTTAGTTTGGGGCATGCAAGTTCCGTCAAATCTTTCGGTCTGTGCCCTACCGACGCCTAGGTCGAATTCTCACTGTCCTAAACTGTAGAATTGTGCTGGCACTCCTACCTAGCCCGTCCATGAAGCCCTCGACCAGACAAATAATAGAGTAAGAAAAATTTGTCAACCCGTACAGAAACTGCCGCATCAGTCCGAAACTGAGTTCCCTGTCAAGTCACTGTACATGGCTTATGCATAGCTTGACAAGCAAAGTAatggcgtgtttggtaacgtttctgccCTTTTTTTGTCTgcgaataaaataaaagtgtttgcatttcgcgaaacaatttttgaacaaaagaacgcgtttgataacgtt
The sequence above is drawn from the Eucalyptus grandis isolate ANBG69807.140 chromosome 11, ASM1654582v1, whole genome shotgun sequence genome and encodes:
- the LOC120289526 gene encoding uncharacterized protein LOC120289526, with amino-acid sequence MGLRTGTSDNSWKPAMPAGHTNTVGYWFNWRVLLCAIWVFASSCFALMLVRKYEAFCSRSSSNGGRQTQRGAAGVLYSDETWTPCLKGVHPAWLLAFRVIAFFLLIGMLCVTTIKSGAKIYYYYTQWTSALVTIYFGLGSLLSAYGCYRYENKISESHNVEIDSE